The proteins below come from a single Cannabis sativa cultivar Pink pepper isolate KNU-18-1 chromosome 3, ASM2916894v1, whole genome shotgun sequence genomic window:
- the LOC115709729 gene encoding probable calcium-binding protein CML36, protein MKFVKNLKLSPKRLFRSSKDSNKLSSSTSDPPSFGSGSSTSSSSSSDASTSHNLKSVGSVTPTSVLPDQWSDYSTDTHSELNQAFKLIDRDNDGIVSRKELEALLLRLSGCDGASEEVVATMLSEVDCDGDGSISVEALMSRVGPVACEPESELQEVFNFFDTDRDGKISAEELLSFFVTIGDERCTLDDCRRMVDGVDKNGDGFVCFEDFSRMMDLQRLS, encoded by the coding sequence ATGAAATTCGTCAAAAATCTCAAGCTCAGCCCAAAGCGACTTTTCAGGTCGTCAAAGGATAGCAACAAGTTATCTTCGTCAACTTCCGATCCACCTTCATTCGGATCCGGTTCATCCAcgtcatcatcatcttcatcagaTGCTTCAACTTCGCATAATCTCAAATCCGTCGGTTCGGTTACTCCGACCAGCGTTTTGCCTGATCAGTGGTCAGATTACTCGACCGATACTCATTCTGAGCTTAATCAAGCTTTTAAACTCATAGATCGAGATAACGACGGAATCGTTTCGAGAAAAGAGCTCGAGGCCTTGCTTTTACGGCTTAGCGGCTGCGATGGAGCGAGCGAAGAAGTTGTTGCTACGATGCTTAGCGAAGTCGATTGCGATGGTGATGGTTCTATTAGCGTTGAGGCTTTGATGAGCCGAGTCGGTCCTGTGGCTTGTGAGCCGGAGTCGGAGCTTCAAGAGGTGTTTAACTTCTTCGATACGGATCGTGATGGTAAGATCTCGGCGGAGGAGCTTTTGAGCTTCTTTGTTACTATCGGCGATGAACGGTGCACGTTAGACGATTGTAGGCGCATGGTAGACGGTGTTGATAAGAATGGAGATGGGTTCGTCTGCTTCGAGGATTTCTCTCGTATGATGGACCTTCAAAGATTATCgtaa